Proteins found in one Bacillota bacterium genomic segment:
- the mtnP gene encoding S-methyl-5'-thioadenosine phosphorylase, giving the protein MRLALIGGTGVYDPAVLEAPRELSVETPYGLVHLAAGRFPGGEEVAFLARHGRHHSVPPHRVQYRANIWALHQLGVERVIATAAVGSLREELGPGTFVLVDQFLDFTHGRPSTFFDREGEGVAHVDVSEPYCPELRGLLEEEAQGLGIPVRNGGVYVCTEGPRYETPAEIRAFRLLGGDVVGMTSVPEVVLARELGLCYATVAMVTNLAAGISDRPLTHREVNEVMERNGERLRALLRATLGRIPTGRSRCRCSVTPEVYGR; this is encoded by the coding sequence ATGCGCCTGGCGCTGATCGGCGGGACCGGCGTCTACGACCCGGCGGTGCTGGAGGCGCCGCGCGAGCTCTCGGTCGAGACGCCGTACGGGCTGGTCCACCTGGCCGCCGGCCGCTTCCCGGGGGGCGAGGAGGTCGCCTTCCTGGCAAGGCACGGCCGCCACCACAGCGTGCCGCCCCACCGCGTCCAGTACAGGGCGAACATCTGGGCGCTCCACCAGCTGGGCGTCGAACGGGTGATCGCCACGGCCGCGGTGGGTTCGCTCCGGGAGGAGCTCGGCCCGGGAACGTTCGTTCTGGTGGACCAGTTCCTCGACTTCACCCACGGCCGGCCCTCGACCTTCTTCGACCGCGAGGGCGAGGGCGTCGCCCACGTCGACGTGAGCGAGCCGTACTGCCCCGAGCTCCGGGGGCTCCTGGAGGAGGAGGCGCAGGGCCTCGGCATCCCCGTCCGGAACGGCGGCGTCTACGTCTGCACCGAGGGTCCCCGCTACGAGACGCCGGCGGAGATCCGGGCCTTCCGGCTCCTGGGGGGTGACGTGGTGGGCATGACCAGCGTGCCCGAGGTGGTGCTGGCGCGGGAGCTCGGCCTCTGCTACGCCACCGTGGCCATGGTGACCAACCTGGCGGCGGGCATCAGCGACCGCCCGCTCACCCACCGCGAGGTGAACGAGGTGATGGAGCGGAACGGCGAGCGCCTGCGGGCGCTCCTCCGCGCCACGCTGGGCCGCATCCCGACCGGGCGGAGCCGTTGCCGCTGCTCGGTCACTCCGGAGGTGTACGGCCGTTGA
- the ndk gene encoding nucleoside-diphosphate kinase, with amino-acid sequence MERTFVMVKPDGVQRGLVGEVVGRLERKGLKPVAMKLVRLDRSTAEAHYAVHRDKPFFRPLVEFVTAGPVVAMVWEGPSAVEVVRNLLGATDGRKAAPGTLRGDFGLDIQMNLVHGSDSPESAAAEIALHFRPEEIVEWSRSSELWLHEEG; translated from the coding sequence ATCGAACGGACCTTTGTGATGGTCAAGCCCGACGGCGTGCAGCGGGGCCTGGTGGGCGAGGTGGTCGGGAGACTCGAGCGGAAGGGGCTGAAGCCGGTGGCGATGAAACTGGTCCGCCTCGACCGCTCCACCGCCGAGGCGCACTACGCCGTCCACCGCGACAAGCCCTTCTTCCGCCCGCTGGTGGAGTTCGTCACGGCCGGGCCGGTGGTCGCCATGGTCTGGGAGGGCCCCTCGGCCGTGGAGGTGGTCCGCAACCTCCTGGGCGCCACCGACGGCCGCAAGGCGGCGCCGGGGACGCTGCGCGGCGACTTCGGCCTCGACATCCAGATGAACCTGGTCCACGGCTCCGACTCGCCGGAGAGCGCGGCGGCCGAGATCGCCCTGCACTTCCGGCCGGAGGAGATCGTGGAGTGGAGCCGGAGCTCCGAGCTCTGGCTCCACGAGGAGGGCTAG
- a CDS encoding fumarylacetoacetate hydrolase family protein, which yields MERLVRVALPDGRISFGRRLGEEIELLGGAPWTVWGEPTGERVRAEQVRLLAPVLPGKVVAVGLNYRMHAEEMKDRMPDEPVLFLKPATAVIGPGERIRRPAMSAEVHYEGELAVVIGRRASNLAPGEAEAAILGYTCGNDVTARDLQRKDGQWTRAKSFDTFCPLGPEVVRGIDPSGRALRTRVNGQVRQEGNTADLLFDVAFLVRFISQVMTLEPGDVILTGTPAGVGPIVAGDVVSVEIEGVGELVNPVE from the coding sequence GTGGAGCGACTGGTGCGCGTGGCGCTGCCGGACGGGCGGATCAGCTTCGGACGACGCCTGGGAGAGGAGATCGAGCTCCTCGGGGGCGCGCCGTGGACGGTCTGGGGCGAGCCGACGGGGGAGCGGGTGCGGGCGGAGCAGGTCCGCCTCCTGGCGCCGGTCCTGCCGGGCAAGGTGGTGGCGGTCGGCCTGAACTACCGGATGCACGCCGAGGAGATGAAGGATCGGATGCCGGACGAGCCGGTCCTCTTCCTCAAGCCGGCCACGGCGGTGATCGGGCCGGGAGAGAGGATCCGCCGCCCGGCGATGAGCGCCGAGGTCCACTACGAGGGGGAGCTGGCGGTGGTGATCGGCCGGAGGGCCTCGAACCTCGCGCCCGGCGAGGCGGAGGCGGCCATCCTCGGCTACACCTGCGGCAACGACGTGACCGCCCGCGACCTGCAGCGGAAGGACGGCCAGTGGACCCGGGCCAAGTCCTTCGACACCTTCTGCCCGCTGGGCCCCGAGGTGGTGCGCGGCATCGACCCCTCCGGGCGGGCGCTCCGCACCCGCGTCAACGGCCAGGTCCGGCAGGAGGGGAACACGGCCGACCTCCTCTTCGACGTGGCCTTCCTGGTCCGCTTCATCAGCCAGGTGATGACGCTGGAGCCGGGGGACGTCATCCTCACCGGCACCCCGGCAGGCGTCGGCCCCATCGTGGCGGGCGACGTGGTCAGCGTCGAGATCGAGGGCGTGGGCGAGCTGGTCAATCCCGTGGAATAG
- a CDS encoding flagellar motor protein, whose translation MDLALPLGLLIAVGAILGSQLMEGAHLAALLNPSALLLVLGGTIGATVVSSRREDLAAIPRSLSLAIHAEPGDRRGLLEQLVALAQKARREGLLAIEDDLAGAGDPFLARGLQMVVDGSEPELVREMLEAEAEAELSRWERAAAVWEAAGGYSPTMGIIGTVLGLVHVLGNLSDTSRIGPSIAVAFMATFYGIFLANVFWLPLGSRIHARARSQSEWRRVILEGVLSVANGESPNVVREKLATLSGIPLEQGGEHPAAATQAREQHA comes from the coding sequence TTGGATCTTGCACTTCCGCTCGGACTTCTCATCGCCGTAGGCGCCATCCTCGGATCGCAGCTCATGGAAGGCGCCCACCTGGCCGCGCTCCTCAACCCTTCGGCCCTGCTCCTGGTGTTGGGCGGCACCATCGGTGCCACCGTGGTCAGCTCGCGCCGCGAGGATCTGGCGGCCATACCCCGGAGCCTCTCCCTCGCCATCCACGCCGAGCCAGGCGACCGCCGCGGCCTTCTCGAGCAGCTGGTGGCGCTGGCGCAGAAGGCTCGCCGCGAGGGGCTGCTCGCCATCGAGGACGATCTGGCGGGGGCGGGGGATCCCTTCCTGGCGCGGGGCCTCCAGATGGTGGTGGACGGGAGCGAGCCGGAACTGGTGCGGGAGATGCTGGAGGCGGAGGCCGAGGCGGAGCTGAGCCGCTGGGAGAGGGCGGCGGCCGTCTGGGAGGCGGCCGGCGGCTACTCCCCCACCATGGGGATCATCGGCACCGTGCTGGGGCTGGTCCACGTGCTGGGCAACCTCTCCGACACCTCGCGCATCGGGCCGTCCATCGCCGTCGCCTTCATGGCCACCTTCTACGGCATCTTCCTGGCCAACGTCTTCTGGCTGCCCCTGGGTTCGCGCATCCACGCGCGGGCCCGGAGCCAGTCGGAGTGGCGCCGGGTGATCCTGGAGGGCGTCCTCTCCGTAGCCAACGGGGAGAGCCCCAACGTCGTCCGCGAGAAGCTGGCCACCCTGAGCGGGATCCCGCTGGAGCAGGGCGGCGAGCATCCGGCGGCGGCGACCCAGGCGCGTGAGCAGCATGCGTAG
- a CDS encoding flagellar motor protein MotB: protein MRRRQAPAQQKSEAAGMMRWLLTYADMITLLLAFFIVLYSMSQLDQAKYQQLAQTLRSLLNGGGSSAIVVPGATTQGQDILRPVPHRGETQEGGDLRAIGERVAAALRQRGLGDRVQVVLTGHELEISLGESVFFDTGSADLKPAALPVLDSIGAALRPLPNPVEVHGFADSRPINTGLFPSNWELSAYRATTVIRYLQSQGIDPRRLSGVAYGEYHPLVPDSDPAHMALNRRVDIVVLRQTATDTPPQRIWPPEKTPAAGGEGP, encoded by the coding sequence ATGCGTAGACGGCAGGCGCCGGCGCAGCAGAAGTCCGAAGCCGCCGGCATGATGCGCTGGCTCCTCACCTACGCCGACATGATCACCCTGCTCCTGGCCTTCTTCATCGTGCTCTACTCCATGTCCCAGCTCGACCAGGCCAAGTACCAGCAGCTGGCCCAGACGCTCCGCTCCCTCCTGAACGGGGGCGGCAGCTCCGCCATCGTGGTGCCGGGCGCCACCACCCAGGGCCAGGACATCCTCCGCCCGGTCCCCCACCGCGGCGAGACCCAGGAAGGCGGCGACCTCCGCGCCATCGGCGAGCGGGTGGCGGCCGCGCTGCGCCAGCGGGGCCTGGGCGACCGGGTGCAGGTGGTGCTGACCGGCCACGAGCTTGAGATCAGCCTGGGCGAGTCGGTCTTCTTCGACACCGGCAGCGCCGACCTGAAGCCTGCCGCCCTGCCCGTCCTGGACTCCATCGGGGCGGCGCTCCGCCCGCTGCCCAACCCCGTCGAGGTCCACGGCTTCGCCGACAGCCGCCCGATCAACACCGGCCTCTTTCCCAGCAACTGGGAGCTCTCCGCCTACCGCGCGACCACCGTCATCCGTTACCTCCAGTCGCAGGGGATCGACCCCCGCCGGCTGAGCGGCGTCGCCTACGGCGAGTACCACCCGCTGGTACCCGACTCGGATCCGGCCCACATGGCGCTCAACCGTCGTGTCGACATCGTCGTCCTCCGCCAGACCGCCACCGACACGCCTCCCCAGCGCATCTGGCCGCCGGAGAAGACGCCCGCGGCGGGCGGCGAAGGTCCATGA
- a CDS encoding DUF4149 domain-containing protein, whose amino-acid sequence MGPGLRRGGEREGFREEEWRVRTLAAFLYFGSIGVWLGSLLFFSFTAAPAIFRVLGTEGGGRVVGAIFPTYYLHSALTAVIALAVLFVAPRWPAVGQSPASSPGTAAVALAAALLVVLVAWWVVEPRVHAAAGTPAFGALHGLSMGLNLLVLVALVVALWFSV is encoded by the coding sequence ATGGGGCCGGGGCTGAGGCGGGGAGGAGAACGCGAAGGCTTCCGGGAGGAGGAGTGGCGGGTGCGCACGCTGGCGGCCTTTCTCTATTTCGGCTCCATCGGTGTCTGGCTGGGTTCCCTGCTCTTCTTCAGCTTCACCGCGGCACCCGCCATCTTCCGGGTCCTCGGGACCGAGGGCGGGGGAAGGGTGGTCGGCGCCATCTTTCCCACCTACTACCTGCACAGCGCGCTGACCGCCGTGATCGCGCTGGCCGTCCTCTTCGTCGCCCCGCGCTGGCCCGCTGTCGGCCAGAGCCCGGCCAGCTCGCCCGGAACGGCCGCGGTCGCCCTGGCGGCGGCGCTCCTGGTCGTCCTCGTCGCCTGGTGGGTGGTGGAGCCCCGCGTCCACGCGGCGGCCGGCACGCCCGCCTTCGGCGCGCTCCACGGCCTGAGCATGGGCCTCAACCTGCTGGTCCTGGTCGCCCTGGTGGTGGCGCTCTGGTTCTCCGTCTGA
- the trpS gene encoding tryptophan--tRNA ligase: MKRSFSGVQPSGNIHIGNYLGAFRQFVQLQDSYEGIYCVVDLHALTVPQDPVELRAQIREVAAFYLAVGLDPSRSTLFVQSDVPAHTELGWILNCFTTFGELNRMTQFKDKSRKTGQESVSAGLFAYPVLMAADILLYQADVVPVGEDQKQHVELTRDLAQRINRRFGPLFRVPEPLIPPQGARVMSLDDPETKMSKSSETPASYISFTDSPDVVRKKIARAVTDSGREVAYDPERKPAISNLLTIFSGVTGRPVKDLEEEYRDAGYARFKADLAEAVVAGMAPIQRRLAEMEAEPGYLEQVLRQGAERAAAIAETTVRRVKEAVGVGWGRG; the protein is encoded by the coding sequence GTGAAGCGATCTTTCTCGGGCGTCCAGCCGTCGGGAAACATCCACATCGGCAACTACCTGGGCGCCTTCCGCCAGTTCGTCCAACTGCAGGACAGCTACGAGGGCATCTACTGCGTCGTCGACCTCCACGCCCTCACGGTTCCACAGGATCCCGTCGAACTCCGCGCCCAGATCCGCGAGGTGGCCGCCTTCTACCTGGCGGTCGGGCTGGACCCCTCGCGCTCCACGCTCTTCGTGCAGTCGGATGTCCCCGCGCACACGGAGCTGGGCTGGATCCTCAACTGCTTCACCACCTTCGGCGAGCTGAACCGGATGACGCAGTTCAAGGACAAGTCCCGCAAGACGGGGCAGGAGTCGGTCTCCGCCGGCCTCTTCGCCTACCCGGTGCTGATGGCGGCGGACATCCTCCTCTACCAGGCCGACGTGGTGCCGGTGGGGGAGGACCAGAAGCAACACGTGGAGCTCACCCGGGACCTGGCCCAGCGGATCAACCGCCGCTTCGGCCCGCTCTTCCGCGTGCCCGAGCCGCTCATCCCGCCCCAGGGGGCGCGCGTCATGTCGCTGGACGACCCCGAGACCAAGATGTCCAAGAGCTCGGAGACGCCCGCCAGCTACATCAGCTTCACCGACAGCCCCGACGTCGTCCGGAAGAAGATCGCCCGCGCGGTCACCGACTCGGGCCGCGAGGTGGCGTACGACCCGGAGAGGAAGCCTGCCATCTCCAACCTGCTCACCATCTTCTCGGGCGTCACCGGCCGCCCGGTGAAGGATCTCGAGGAGGAGTACCGCGACGCCGGCTACGCCCGCTTCAAGGCCGACCTGGCCGAGGCGGTGGTGGCGGGGATGGCGCCGATCCAGCGGCGGCTGGCCGAGATGGAGGCGGAGCCGGGCTACCTCGAGCAGGTGCTCCGCCAGGGCGCCGAGCGCGCTGCCGCCATCGCGGAGACGACCGTCCGTCGTGTCAAGGAGGCGGTCGGCGTAGGATGGGGCCGGGGCTGA
- the leuS gene encoding leucine--tRNA ligase, translating into MPDYDFRGIEEKWSRRWEEEGIYRSRIDPGRPKFYALTMLPYPSGDLHIGHWYAMTPSDARARFLRMRGYNVLFPMGFDAFGLPAENAAIKRGVHPRIWTYRNIERMRGQLRSMGAMFDWSREVVTCEPEYYRWNQWFFLRMLERGLAYRKMAPVDWCPSCNTTLAREQVVGEDRRCERCGTPVIRRDLEQWFFRITAYADELLDFSKIDWPEPIVTMQRNWIGRSEGVEFEWQVAGRPDLRFRTFTTRIDTLFGASFCVLAPEHPLVDEIVTPDRREEVERYRYKSSRESEIERLSTEHVRDGAFTGAYAVHPFTGEPVPIWIADYVLLSYGTGAIMGVPAHDERDFDFARRYGLRVPVVIAPPGWDGRPLEEAYTGPGRMVDSGEFTGLPNDEGWQRLADAVEARGIGRRTVHYRMRDWLISRQRYWGTPIPVVYCDRCGTVPVPDDRLPVLLPEEAEFLPTGESPLKRDEAFLHTACPRCGGPAQRETDTMDTFVDSSWYWFRYLSPHEQDRPWDPEEAAYWLPVDQYTGGAEHAVMHLLYARFFTKVLRDLGLVDFDEPFLRLKNQGVVLGEDSQKMSKSRGNVVAPDELVGRYGTDVVRVYLMFMAPWEQGGPWSSKGIGGVHRFLNRVWRVSLAALGEELGELGLSEAEEAGEPLRERDLYRATHRTVQKVTGDLERFDFNTAVAALMELTNLLMRAAQQGLAQSPVYRQAVERLLLCLAPMAPFLSEELWHRLGHQRSIHLESWPEVDPAALADEEVVVVIQVNGRVRDRISVPRGLSEEELGRRALESVRDRPYVAGKPVRRLITVPDKLVNVVVG; encoded by the coding sequence GTGCCCGACTACGATTTCCGGGGTATCGAGGAGAAGTGGTCGCGGCGCTGGGAGGAAGAAGGGATCTACCGGAGCCGGATCGATCCCGGGCGGCCCAAGTTCTATGCGCTGACCATGCTTCCTTATCCCAGCGGCGACCTGCACATCGGGCACTGGTACGCCATGACGCCCTCGGATGCCCGCGCGCGCTTCCTGCGCATGCGGGGCTACAACGTCCTCTTCCCCATGGGCTTCGACGCCTTCGGCCTCCCGGCCGAGAACGCCGCCATCAAGCGGGGCGTCCACCCGCGCATCTGGACCTACCGGAACATCGAGCGGATGCGCGGCCAGCTGCGCTCCATGGGCGCCATGTTCGACTGGAGCCGCGAGGTGGTCACCTGCGAACCCGAGTACTACCGGTGGAACCAGTGGTTCTTCCTGCGCATGCTGGAGCGCGGCTTGGCCTACCGGAAGATGGCGCCGGTCGACTGGTGCCCCAGCTGCAACACCACGCTCGCCCGCGAGCAGGTGGTGGGGGAGGATCGCCGCTGCGAGCGCTGCGGCACGCCGGTGATCCGGCGCGATCTCGAGCAGTGGTTCTTCCGCATCACCGCCTACGCCGACGAGCTCCTCGACTTCTCCAAGATCGACTGGCCGGAACCCATCGTCACCATGCAGCGGAACTGGATCGGCCGCTCCGAGGGCGTCGAGTTCGAGTGGCAGGTGGCCGGGCGGCCCGACCTCCGCTTCCGGACCTTCACCACCCGCATCGACACCCTCTTCGGGGCCTCCTTCTGCGTGCTGGCACCCGAGCACCCGCTGGTCGACGAGATCGTCACCCCCGACCGCCGCGAGGAAGTGGAGCGTTACCGCTACAAGAGCTCGCGCGAGAGCGAGATCGAGCGGCTCTCCACCGAGCACGTGCGCGACGGTGCCTTCACCGGCGCCTACGCCGTCCACCCGTTCACGGGCGAGCCCGTCCCGATCTGGATCGCCGACTACGTCCTCCTCTCCTACGGCACCGGCGCCATCATGGGCGTGCCCGCGCACGACGAGCGCGACTTCGATTTCGCCCGCCGCTACGGCCTGCGCGTCCCGGTGGTGATCGCCCCGCCGGGGTGGGACGGCCGGCCGCTGGAGGAGGCGTATACGGGACCGGGCCGCATGGTCGACTCGGGCGAGTTCACGGGGCTCCCCAACGACGAGGGCTGGCAGCGCCTGGCCGACGCGGTGGAGGCGCGGGGGATCGGGCGGCGGACCGTCCATTACCGCATGCGCGACTGGCTGATCAGCCGGCAGAGGTACTGGGGGACGCCCATCCCCGTCGTCTACTGCGACCGCTGCGGGACGGTGCCCGTCCCGGACGACCGGCTGCCGGTGCTGCTCCCCGAGGAGGCGGAGTTCCTGCCCACGGGCGAGTCGCCGCTCAAGCGCGACGAGGCCTTCCTGCACACCGCCTGCCCGCGCTGCGGCGGCCCGGCCCAGCGCGAGACCGACACCATGGACACCTTCGTCGACTCGAGCTGGTACTGGTTCCGCTACCTGAGCCCGCACGAGCAGGACCGCCCCTGGGACCCCGAGGAAGCGGCCTACTGGCTGCCGGTCGACCAGTACACCGGCGGCGCCGAGCACGCGGTGATGCACCTGCTGTACGCCCGCTTCTTCACCAAGGTGCTGCGCGACCTGGGCCTGGTCGACTTCGACGAGCCCTTCCTGCGCCTGAAGAACCAGGGCGTGGTGCTGGGCGAGGACAGCCAGAAGATGTCCAAGTCGCGGGGCAACGTGGTCGCGCCGGACGAGCTCGTGGGGCGCTACGGGACCGACGTGGTCCGCGTCTACCTGATGTTCATGGCGCCCTGGGAGCAAGGCGGGCCCTGGAGCTCGAAGGGGATCGGCGGCGTCCACCGCTTCCTCAACCGTGTCTGGCGTGTCTCGCTGGCGGCACTGGGCGAGGAGCTGGGCGAGCTGGGGCTCTCCGAGGCGGAGGAGGCGGGCGAGCCGCTCCGGGAGCGGGATCTCTACCGGGCGACGCACCGGACCGTCCAGAAGGTGACCGGCGACCTGGAGCGCTTCGACTTCAACACCGCGGTCGCCGCGCTGATGGAGCTGACCAACCTGCTGATGCGCGCGGCGCAGCAGGGGCTGGCGCAGAGCCCCGTCTACCGCCAGGCGGTGGAGAGGCTCCTGCTCTGCCTGGCGCCGATGGCGCCCTTCCTGAGCGAGGAGCTCTGGCACCGGCTGGGACACCAGCGCTCCATCCACCTGGAGAGCTGGCCCGAGGTCGACCCGGCCGCGCTCGCCGACGAGGAGGTCGTCGTGGTCATCCAGGTCAACGGTCGCGTCCGCGACCGGATCTCGGTGCCTCGCGGCCTCTCCGAGGAAGAGCTGGGCCGCCGCGCCCTGGAGTCGGTCCGCGACCGGCCTTACGTCGCCGGGAAGCCGGTGCGTCGTCTGATCACCGTGCCCGATAAGCTGGTCAACGTGGTCGTGGGCTGA
- a CDS encoding DUF2905 domain-containing protein: MEIGRWLMLFGALLLAVGALFYLGGRWLHLGRLPGDFVWQHGSFTLYAPLASSLLLSLVLTLLLNLFLGRR, from the coding sequence ATGGAGATCGGGCGCTGGCTGATGCTCTTCGGCGCCCTGCTGCTGGCGGTGGGCGCGCTCTTCTACCTGGGCGGCCGCTGGCTGCATCTGGGGCGGCTGCCCGGGGACTTCGTCTGGCAGCACGGCTCCTTCACGCTCTATGCCCCGCTGGCCTCCTCGCTCCTGCTCAGCCTGGTGCTCACCCTGCTGCTCAACCTCTTCCTGGGCCGGCGCTAG